A region of the Roseiflexus sp. RS-1 genome:
ACAACCGCTATCCCTGAGATTCAGGGCGTGCGCGTGCCCCTGGCTGCCGAACCCGATGACGGCGATAGTCCGTCCGGCAAGGCGAGAAAGATCGGCGTGATTTTCGTAGTAAATGTTTGCCATAGTCGCGTTGCATTCTCCTGCCGGGGTGCAGCAGTCATCCCCGGTCGTCAGCATCTCATCGATGGGCGACTGCTGCGCCCTCTCACTCCGTCTAGTTCATCACCGGCACGCGCTCGGCATGCCCATTGGCGTTCTCGACATACTCTTCCGCATTATGCCCGCGTGCGCCGCGCACCATCGCAATTCGTCCGGTGCGCATCATCTCGCGGATTCCATAGGGACGGATCACATCGATGAAGTTTTGCACCTTGGATGGCGAACCGGTCATCTCGATCACCATGGTATTGGCGCCGACATCGACGATCTTGGCGTCGAACACTTCGGTAAGGGCGACGATCTCCGGGCGTTTTGCCGGCGGCGCATGCAGTTTCATCAGCGCCATTTCGCGTTCGACGGTTGGGTCGTTGGTGACATCACTCACCTTCAATACTTCGATCAGGCGGTAGAGTTGTTTGACCACCTGTTCGACATCCTCCCATTCCACTACGATCGTCATCCGACTGACACCGGGAGTTTCGCTGTGACCGACAGCCAGACTTTCGATATTGTATCCGCGCCGTCGGATGAGACCGACCACCCGACTCAGCACGCCAGGGCGGTCCTGCACAAGTGCGACGATGGTATGTTTTTTCATGATCGTTCCTTTGTTGCGTTTCAGAAAGCCGGGCTGTTCCGCCAGCCTATGATTGATGCGGCGACTCCAGGATCATTTCGCCGATGCTCTTGTTCTGCGGCACCATCGGGAACACATTGACCTCGCGCTCAACGCGGAAGTCGATCAGCACCGGTCCGTCGGTGGCATACGCTTCTTCGATAGCGGCCTCGACCTGACTGGTATGCTCGACCGTGATCCCCTTCCAGTAGTACGCCTCCGCCAGTTTTGCGAAATCGGGACCGGAGAGGGGCGTGCCGCTGTAGCGCTTGTTCTCGAACAGTTCCTGCCACTGGCGCACCATGCCCAGATAGCCGTTGTTGATCACTGCGATCTTGATATTCTTGATCCCTTCCTGCACGATGGTCGCCATCTCCTGATTGGTCATCTGGAAGCCGCCATCGCCGCAGATCACCCAGACCGTATCATTCGGGTGGGCAATCGCAACGCCGAGTGCTGCCGGTACGGCGAAACCCATGGTTCCTGCGCCGCCGGAGGTGATATGGGTGCGCGGACGGTACCAGTCGATCAGTTGCGCCGCCCACATCTGATGCTGCCCGACGTCGGTGACGACGCGGTAGTTGCCGCGGCTGTTGAGCGCCTTTGTCAGTGCCGCATACACATCGTGCGGCGGCAGGCTCATGTTCTCGGTGTCGGCGCGGTTGAGGTACTGCTGCTTCGGTTGGTGCTTCGCCTGCATTTCGCGAATGTGCTCCATCCAGTCGGAAGCGTGCCCGTGCAGTTCGGCGAACGCCTCGCGGTCGGGCGGGAACTCATCGAGGAACGCCTGCAACGCCAGGCGCGCATCAGCGACGATCGGCACGGTCACTTTGACGTTCTTGCCGATCTCGGAGGGGTCGATGTCCACATGGATGACCTTTGCATTGGGAGCGAAGGTGCTTGCCTTGCCGGTGACCCGGTCATCGAAGCGCCCGCCGATATTGAACAGCACATCGCACTCCTGAATGGCGCGATTGACATGCACCCAGCCGTGCATGCCCGGCATGCCGATGCTGAGCGGATGGTCTTCGGGGAAGGCGCCGATGCCGTGGAGGGTGGTAATCACCGGGATGCGGGTGCGCTCGGCGAAGGCGCGCAGTTCCTCGACGGCGCCGGACATAATGATCCCGTGACCGGCGATGATCAGCGGTTTCTTCGCGCTCAGGATCAGTTTGATCGCTTCGCGTACCTGCTTGAGATTGGGGCGGTAGTTCGGCTTATAGCCGGGGAGGTCGAGTTTGATATTCCAGTCGGGGACGATGGTGGCCTGCTGGGCATCCTTCGTCACATCGATCAACACCGGACCAGGGCGCCCGGTGGTAGCGATATAGATCGCTTCCTCAAACACGTAGGGCAGGTCTTCGGCGCGTTTCACCAGGTAGTTGTGTTTGGTGATCGGCATGGTAATGCCGGTAATGTCGGTCTCCTGAAAGGCATCCTTGCCGAGCACATGCGACCCGACCTGTCCGGTGATTGCCAGAATTGGCGTACTGTCCATCATTGCGTCGGCAAGTGGCGTCACCAGGTTGGTCGCGCCGGGTCCGCTGGTGCCGATGCACACACCCAACCGACCGGTAGCGCGCGCATACCCTTCGGCGGCGTGTCCTGCGCCCTGTTCGTGGCGACAGAGCACGTGGCGCAGCTTATCGCGGTACTCCCACATCGCGTAGTAGAACGGCATGATCGCGCCGCCGGGGATGCCGAACATCACTTCGACCCCATTGCGGATCAGCGCCTCACACATCACCTGAGCGCCGGTGCGCTTTTCGGACATCTGTTTCCTCCCTTTCTCTGGAATGGTGAGCCGGTTGTTGCGGATAGCGTCACTGTTTCGTCTTCTTCTTTCCTGATAGCGCCTGATGTGCAACGCACACGCAAGCGCAGGCGTCGCCGTCATCGGCGCCTGATCGCGCATCAGTGGCGCATCAGCGACTTCTCTGTCGCTTACGGGGACTGGTCGGGTTCGACCGTGACCGGCAACGGTTGCGCATCATTGCGACATCGTATGACCCCAAACGAAGAGCCCCTCCCGTGGGTTTGGGAGGGGCTCGTGTCGTTCGTATTGTGCGTCTCGCCGCGCGCTGCCTCCCAAACGCCTATAAGCCCGTGATAATAATCAGGGCTACAAGGATAAGGCTAAGGAGGAGGCTGGCGTTTCGTCGGTTCATACGGATGACACTCGTTGCACTGATACCGCTGTGAGTATATCCGAAGGAGCGTGCATTTGTCAAGTGGGGTTGAAGGTTGGGGCGTTGAAGGTTGAAGGTTGGGGCGTTGAAGGTTGAAGGTTGGGGCGTTGGAGGTTGAAGGTTGAAGGTTGGGGCGTTGAAGGTTGAAGGTTGAGGGTTGGAGCGTTGAGCATGGTGTGCAGCAGGAGCGTCACGCCTACCCTGTGGCGTATCCCGCAAAAACGCACGCTGCATCGACATTGCCGCCGCAGATGATGGCAACCGGCGCTGCATAGCGCGCAACGTCTACGGCGCCGCTCTGGAGCGCAGCAATCACCGCGGCGCCAGCCGGTTCGACCAGTTGATTGCACTCCGTCCAGAGCCAGCGCATGGCTTCGACCATCTGCGCATCGGTTACCAGCGCGACTTCATTGACATAACGCAGCGCCAGGTCGAGGGTGCGTTCACTGAGGGCGCGTGGTGAGAGGGTGTCGGCGATGCTGTGGACGGCGGGCAGTTCCACCAGCCGACCGGCGTTGAGGCTGACGGTCATGGTTGGGGCGCCGGTCGGTTCGACGCCGATAATACGAATGCCGGGGCGGGCCTGCTTGAGTGCGGCAGCCACACCCCCGATCAACCCGCCGCCGCCGACGGCGATCAGCGCGAGATCGACGACTGGAACATCGGCGAGGATTTCGAGACCGAGCGTTCCCTGTCCTTCCAGGGTGCGGATGTCGTCGAAGGGGTGGACATAGTACAATCCCTCGTCTGCCGCGTGTGCAATTGCGCGCTGATGGGCATCGTCCCACGTGTCGCCGTAGCGGAAGATACGCGCTCCCCAGGCGGCAATGCGTTGTTCCCGATCGGCGGAGGCGCGCGCCGGGAGGTACACGGTCGCAGGAATACCCAGACGCCAGGCAGCGTATGCCAGCGCCAACCCGTGATTGCCGCCGGAAGCGGCGATCACGCCGCGCTTCCGCTGCGCCTCATCGAGTTGCAGCAGGTGGTTGAACACTCCACGCGCTTTGAATGATCCAGAGACCTGGAGATTTTCCAGTTTGAGCCGCAGGTTTGGATGGAAATCGCTGCGCAATGCGGGCAGCGGCACGAGTGGCGTGCGTCGGATAAACGGTGCAATGCGTTCACGAGCGGCTTCGATGTTTTGAAACGGAAGAGGGTGCATCATAGACTTCGCACGGAATCAACACGCTGCAATGTCGAGGATATCGCGCAGCATTGCTGCGGCGGTTGGCGTCGGATCGGTTTCAAGCGTCGTGGCGGTTTGTCTGCCAGCAATGTCGGTCGTGTAGACAACCCCCATTTCGTCGGCGCTCATACGCGCCAGAGGATGGGAGAGGGGCAGCGGCGTCGGTTGGACACTGAGATGGAAATCCTCTGCCTGCCGTTCCGCCAGGCAGAGCAGAACGATCCGCTCGCCGCGTTCGAGCGCCGCTCGCAGGTCGTCGGTCGTCAATCCGGTGATACCACGCACCGCTACATCGGCGAGCGTCGTTGGGCGGTGCAGCACCGCGTTGGCAACGATGGTCAGTTTGCTGGCGGCATCCCACCCCTCGACATCGAGCGACGGATCGGTTTCTGCCAGACCGCGCCGCTGCATCTCCGCCAGTGCGTCAGCGTAAGAGACGCCCTGTTCCATCGCCCGGAGAATGCCCTGGGTGGTTCCGTTCAGCACTGCCTCGACCCGCAGGATGCGCGCACCGGCGAGATCGCGTCGTCCAATGGCGATGGTTGGTAGTGCGCCGCCAACGCATGCGCTGAAACGCAGTGCGGGCCAGTCGCGCGGGTCGCCGCGCTCCTCAGAGACCTCGCCCATATCGCTGAGCGCAGCCAGCTCCGCATACGCCAGCGCCAGCGGTCCTTTGTTTGCCAGCACCGTGTGCATCCCGCGTCGCAATGCCGTGCGCACTGTGTCAAGACCCGGTTGACCGTGCTTCAGGTTGACGGGTGTCGCTTCGAGCAGAATGTCCGCCTCGATGCTGCGGACGACATCGACGGGGGTCATACCAGGGATGCCGTGGAGAGGGAGCGCTGCCACGCTCTGCTGTCGCTGTTTGAGCGCCAGGATCGATGCCGGGTCCAACCCAGAATCGTCAATTGCTGCGCCTCCCGAGTCGGCGGCTGCAACCAGGCGAAGCGCAACACCGTAGCGCGTGGCGAGAAGCGACGCCTGCGATTGCATGATGGCGAGAAAACTGCGGCCCACATGACCCAGACCGCTGAGAACGATGCGATAGGTGCGCATATGACCTGTCCCTCTGCCATAGTGAGCGCATTGTACCATGATCAGGTGCAGGGGTGTTGCGCGTTGCAGGGTACGGGTAGGAAGGTTCTGGAAGGGAAGATGTCAACCTGAAGCAGACAAATGAAACCCTGATCCAGCGTAAAGATTTCTTTCCCCTATGTTTCGATACCCTTCCTGTTACTGTGCGTCGGATATGCTATTGTTTAGGGTCATAACAACCGTTGAACCAGAAAGGAGAGAGCAATGGCGCTGCTCGAGACTGTTGGTGAAGTTCTGTTCGAGAAGACCGTTTTTGGCATTCCCAACATTGTGGTCGGTGTTGCCGCTGTTGTTGCAGCGCCGGTCGTTGTGCCAGCGTTGCGCCCGGTGACGAAGGCGATTGTCAAAGGCGGCATGATCGCCGCTGACCGGACGAAAGCGACGCTGGGCGCGGTGGCTGAGCGCACGAAAGTGGCATTCAGCGAGGCTGGTGAACGTTGGGGCGACCTGATTGCCGAGGCGCGTGCAGAAGTGTACGGCGCTGCTCCAGCAGTGACGAATCCGGCGCAAACGCTGGCGCCGGAAGTGACGGACGCACCAGCGACGTAATTGCAGAGTGTACCCAGGAGGGACGCAGGGACGTGCGAACGTAGGAACGCAGCGCTGCGGCGACCCGGCGTGGGGACGCAGCGCTGCGGTGACCCGGCGCAGGGACGCAGCGGCGCAGGGACGCAGCGGCGCAGGGACGCAGCGGCGCAGGGACGCAGCGGCGCAGGGACGCAGCGGCGCTGCGTCCCTACGAGGACGACGGTGAATCGGGCGCTTCTTCCTCGATAGACTCCAGCGTCTGATCGCGTGCGCGCTCGATCCGGTCAAGGCGTCGCTGGAACTGCCCCATGGCAAAATGCATGAAATCGTCGTGGCTCAACCCGAATGGAACGACCTCATAACAGGCAAAGGCATCATCGATGACCCCCATCGCGTACACCACCAGTTCATTCATCCGCTCAACAATGACGTCCCACAGGCGTGGTTCGGCATTGATCAGGCGCGACAGGAGATAGACGCCATAGGCGATATGGCGTGATTCGTCCTGCTTCAGCAAACCGATCCCCTTGCGTGTGCCCGGCATCAGGTCGCGCCGTTCGAGCATAGTGAAATAGGCGTGATACCCGGTCTCCGCCAGCACTCCTTCGACGATCATGTTGTAGGTGAGCGATGCTATCGCCTGCGCCTCCGGTGACGGATCGTCGCGCAGACGCCCCATGGCAGCCGGTAACGCCTCGTGGATGAGTGCGCGGTAATTCGACGTATGGTAGTGGCTCAGATCCCCCGTCACCCCGGTGACTTCGGTCAGAAAACGGTTGAAGAAGTCGGTGTGCTTGGCTTCCTCCCACAGAAAACTGGTCAGGAAGAGTTCTTCTTCGATGCGTCCTTCGGCAGCAATTGTGGCGACGAGCGGCAGCAGATCGAGCGTGACCGCCTCCTCGCCCGCCTGAAACAGCGATGTCAGACGCAGCACCAGATCGCGTTCGTCTGCCGTAAGCGTTTGCCAGTCGCGCACATCCTGGCTGAAGTCAATATCGCTGGGATTCCAGACCCCCAGGCGTTTGGCTTTCTCGAACAGGCGCATCGGAACCGTATCGCGGCGTAAGCCCCGACTGGTCGTTACAAATGCGGTATGAATCACGAACGTCTCCTTTCCGTTTTTGCGATCTTGTCCCGTGTTTTCGTCTCCAGCGGCGATTGAATGCCAGCATGGTGCAGAATGGTGCGAACATCCGGACCGGTCAGGAAGGCAAATGCCTCCTGCACGGCGCGCGATGTGGTTTGTTCACGCGCGCGGAGTGCAAACCATTCCTGCTGAAGATTCAGCCCATCGACCGGCACGATGCTGACATCAGAGTGATGCGTCAGACAGGATCGTGGGACAAACGCCATCCCGAGCCCGTTGCGAACCGCTTCGATCGCCGCAGTAACACTGTCGGTCTCCAGGACAATGTTAATGTCGGTACGCGCCGGTTTGCCTGAGCGGAGCCGCTCTTCGATAAGGCGCCGCGCAGCACTCCCGTTGAGCGGCATGATCAGCGGAAAATGGCGGAGCGCGTCTGGCGTTATCAACCCACGGTGCGTGATCTCATGGGTGCGCGGCGCAATCAGTTCAAGCGGCTCACTGCCGAGGAGTTGCACGATCCAGCTGCGGGGGCTCTGCTTTTCCTCGATCAGCGCGATGTGAATGTGCTGGCGGGCGAGTCGGTCGAGCAGGATCTCAGGCAGGGCGACGCTGACGGCAAGACTCACTGCCGGATGCCGCTCGTGAAATGCTTTGAGTATTCGCGAGAGCAGCGCTTCTGCGCCTGCGGGTGTGCAGCCGATCATCACCCGACCGCCAATCTGACCACGCAGGCTGCGGATGTGCTCTTCTGCGCGCGTTGCCAGTTCCAGCATTTCGCGCGCGACTGCAACCAGTTCTTCGCCAGCATGGGTTGGCAGCATCTGCTGCCCGACCCGTCGAAAGAGGCGCACCTGGTCAAGTTGCGCTTCGAGTGCTCGTATGTGATTACTTACAGCCGGTTGAGACAGATGGAGACGTTCTGCCGCAGCGCTGTAGCTTCCGGTTTCGACCACTGCCAGAAATGTTTGCAGATGTATCGTGTTGAGCATAGCGTTCATTTGCCTGAGTACAATTGCTCAGCCGCCATGGGCGCCCGGCGTCACCACAAAAAAGAATCCGAGACCGGTGATCAGATACACGGCCAGCAACTGCACGCCTTCGAGCCAGTTGCTCTCGCCATCGACCGACTTCCTGCTCTGCACGTCGCGAAGTAACTCAAAGAGCGTTGGGATCATCATACCAACAACCGAGAGCATCATCATCGTCGCCGCGACGCCGGTCAGATTGCGATCAAACGTTTGAATGCCGTGACGCAGACCGCCGAGCAGCAGGCTGAGACCGAGGATAAGCAGCAGGTTGCCCAGAATCGAGCCGGTGATCGATGCTTTGACCAGTTCGATCTTTCCTTCGCGCAGCGCGACGATCGTGATGATCAGTTCGGCGGCATTGCCCAGGGTGGCGTTCAGCAACCCGCCGACTTTCGGACCGACGTGGATGGCGAGTTCTTCGGTCGCCTCGCCGAGCAGACCGGCGAGCGGGATCAGGGCGATACAGGAAAGGGCAAAGACGAGCAGCGGGTTGGGGAAGAACCATTCTGCCAGAAACGCAATGGGCACGAAGATCAGCATGTAACGCAGAATGTTCATCAGAACTTCTCTCCCCGCGACGAATGCAGATGAGTGTCGGGTAAGTCATCATACCACATGCGTGGCAGGTGTCGGTTGCACGCTGGCTCTTTTCGACATACGATAAACAGGAAAGCGCGGTTGAGGCGCCGCGTCGCTATGGGAAGGAGGTTCTTGTGTTGACCAGTGATCAGGAGATTCGTGAGTTACTCACCGCTGCGCGTACTGTTGCCGTAGTTGGCATCAGTGATGACCCTGAGCGCGACTCGTATATGGTCGCCGAGTTTTTGCAGCGTCAGGGATACCGGATCATTCCGGTCAATCCGCGTCTGGTGAATCTGAATATTCAGGTGCTTGGCGAGAAGCCATACGCCACGTTGCGGGATGTGCCGGAAAAGATCGATATTGTGGACATCTTTCGCCGCCCTGAAACGGTGATGCCGGTCATTGAGGACGCTATTGCGGCAGGTGCGGGGGCGGTGTGGATGCAGTTGTCGATTGTGAACGAGGAAGCAGCAGCGCGCGCTGAGGCAGCCGGGTTGAAAGTGGTGATGAACCGGTGCATGGCAGTCGAGTATCGACGGTTGATGCCCAGGTAGAAGTCTGGAACATGGCTCATGCTCCGCATTCCATGCTGCGCCGGGATGGTGTACCATACCCGTGCAAAAAGCGATGCACACCAAGCCACGGAGAGAAACCATGCTCGCAGCATATGCGGAGCGCTATCGCACGAATCTGGAGTCGGTCATTTCGTTCTGGTTGAACCATTCGCTGGATCGCGAGTACGGCGGACAGTTCACCTGCCTTGATCGCGATGGGACGGTCTATGACACGAAGAAGTACATGTGGATGCAGGGGCGGGCGGTCTGGATGTTTTCGCGGCTCTACAACGAGTTCGAGCGGCGTCAGGAGTTTCTCGATGCGGCAACGCTCATCTGTCGGTTCATGCGCCGTTATGGTCGCGATCCGCAGGGGCGCGTCTATTTCAGTCTGACCCGCGAAGGGGAACCGTATTTCTATCAGCGCAA
Encoded here:
- a CDS encoding sodium/calcium exchanger membrane region, whose protein sequence is MNILRYMLIFVPIAFLAEWFFPNPLLVFALSCIALIPLAGLLGEATEELAIHVGPKVGGLLNATLGNAAELIITIVALREGKIELVKASITGSILGNLLLILGLSLLLGGLRHGIQTFDRNLTGVAATMMMLSVVGMMIPTLFELLRDVQSRKSVDGESNWLEGVQLLAVYLITGLGFFFVVTPGAHGG
- the ilvB gene encoding biosynthetic-type acetolactate synthase large subunit, with the protein product MSEKRTGAQVMCEALIRNGVEVMFGIPGGAIMPFYYAMWEYRDKLRHVLCRHEQGAGHAAEGYARATGRLGVCIGTSGPGATNLVTPLADAMMDSTPILAITGQVGSHVLGKDAFQETDITGITMPITKHNYLVKRAEDLPYVFEEAIYIATTGRPGPVLIDVTKDAQQATIVPDWNIKLDLPGYKPNYRPNLKQVREAIKLILSAKKPLIIAGHGIIMSGAVEELRAFAERTRIPVITTLHGIGAFPEDHPLSIGMPGMHGWVHVNRAIQECDVLFNIGGRFDDRVTGKASTFAPNAKVIHVDIDPSEIGKNVKVTVPIVADARLALQAFLDEFPPDREAFAELHGHASDWMEHIREMQAKHQPKQQYLNRADTENMSLPPHDVYAALTKALNSRGNYRVVTDVGQHQMWAAQLIDWYRPRTHITSGGAGTMGFAVPAALGVAIAHPNDTVWVICGDGGFQMTNQEMATIVQEGIKNIKIAVINNGYLGMVRQWQELFENKRYSGTPLSGPDFAKLAEAYYWKGITVEHTSQVEAAIEEAYATDGPVLIDFRVEREVNVFPMVPQNKSIGEMILESPHQS
- the ilvN gene encoding acetolactate synthase small subunit, translated to MKKHTIVALVQDRPGVLSRVVGLIRRRGYNIESLAVGHSETPGVSRMTIVVEWEDVEQVVKQLYRLIEVLKVSDVTNDPTVEREMALMKLHAPPAKRPEIVALTEVFDAKIVDVGANTMVIEMTGSPSKVQNFIDVIRPYGIREMMRTGRIAMVRGARGHNAEEYVENANGHAERVPVMN
- a CDS encoding CoA-binding protein, translated to MLTSDQEIRELLTAARTVAVVGISDDPERDSYMVAEFLQRQGYRIIPVNPRLVNLNIQVLGEKPYATLRDVPEKIDIVDIFRRPETVMPVIEDAIAAGAGAVWMQLSIVNEEAAARAEAAGLKVVMNRCMAVEYRRLMPR
- a CDS encoding LysR family transcriptional regulator; this encodes MLNTIHLQTFLAVVETGSYSAAAERLHLSQPAVSNHIRALEAQLDQVRLFRRVGQQMLPTHAGEELVAVAREMLELATRAEEHIRSLRGQIGGRVMIGCTPAGAEALLSRILKAFHERHPAVSLAVSVALPEILLDRLARQHIHIALIEEKQSPRSWIVQLLGSEPLELIAPRTHEITHRGLITPDALRHFPLIMPLNGSAARRLIEERLRSGKPARTDINIVLETDSVTAAIEAVRNGLGMAFVPRSCLTHHSDVSIVPVDGLNLQQEWFALRAREQTTSRAVQEAFAFLTGPDVRTILHHAGIQSPLETKTRDKIAKTERRRS
- a CDS encoding R2-like ligand-binding oxidase, producing the protein MIHTAFVTTSRGLRRDTVPMRLFEKAKRLGVWNPSDIDFSQDVRDWQTLTADERDLVLRLTSLFQAGEEAVTLDLLPLVATIAAEGRIEEELFLTSFLWEEAKHTDFFNRFLTEVTGVTGDLSHYHTSNYRALIHEALPAAMGRLRDDPSPEAQAIASLTYNMIVEGVLAETGYHAYFTMLERRDLMPGTRKGIGLLKQDESRHIAYGVYLLSRLINAEPRLWDVIVERMNELVVYAMGVIDDAFACYEVVPFGLSHDDFMHFAMGQFQRRLDRIERARDQTLESIEEEAPDSPSSS
- a CDS encoding threonine ammonia-lyase produces the protein MMHPLPFQNIEAARERIAPFIRRTPLVPLPALRSDFHPNLRLKLENLQVSGSFKARGVFNHLLQLDEAQRKRGVIAASGGNHGLALAYAAWRLGIPATVYLPARASADREQRIAAWGARIFRYGDTWDDAHQRAIAHAADEGLYYVHPFDDIRTLEGQGTLGLEILADVPVVDLALIAVGGGGLIGGVAAALKQARPGIRIIGVEPTGAPTMTVSLNAGRLVELPAVHSIADTLSPRALSERTLDLALRYVNEVALVTDAQMVEAMRWLWTECNQLVEPAGAAVIAALQSGAVDVARYAAPVAIICGGNVDAACVFAGYATG
- a CDS encoding homoserine dehydrogenase; translation: MRTYRIVLSGLGHVGRSFLAIMQSQASLLATRYGVALRLVAAADSGGAAIDDSGLDPASILALKQRQQSVAALPLHGIPGMTPVDVVRSIEADILLEATPVNLKHGQPGLDTVRTALRRGMHTVLANKGPLALAYAELAALSDMGEVSEERGDPRDWPALRFSACVGGALPTIAIGRRDLAGARILRVEAVLNGTTQGILRAMEQGVSYADALAEMQRRGLAETDPSLDVEGWDAASKLTIVANAVLHRPTTLADVAVRGITGLTTDDLRAALERGERIVLLCLAERQAEDFHLSVQPTPLPLSHPLARMSADEMGVVYTTDIAGRQTATTLETDPTPTAAAMLRDILDIAAC
- a CDS encoding DUF5132 domain-containing protein — protein: MALLETVGEVLFEKTVFGIPNIVVGVAAVVAAPVVVPALRPVTKAIVKGGMIAADRTKATLGAVAERTKVAFSEAGERWGDLIAEARAEVYGAAPAVTNPAQTLAPEVTDAPAT